The Pectobacterium sp. A5351 genome contains the following window.
GCATTATATCGTGGCGTTACCCCCGTGCATTTCGATAGCTACACGGATGGCGTGGCGGCCGCTAACGATGCGGTGATTCGTCTGCGCGATAAAGGGTTCCTGATGTCAGGGGATCTGGTTATCGTCACACAGGGCGACATCATGGGTACCGTCGGCACGACCAACACGATCCGGATCCTGCGCGTGGAATAATCGTTACCATAACCGTCTGCTAGCAGGCAGGCGGTTCATTCCAGCAAAAAGCCGGACGATTTCTCGCCCGGCTTTTTTATCTATGCGGCCAGTGAGTAAGGGCAGCCAACGCACAAGCAGCTTGAAGTATGACGGGTATAAGCTAGTTGCGATATAAATCATCCCGACAGTACGGTTCAATCTCACCCGGCTTGCGGGTTTTCAACAGCTTCAGAATCCAGGTGTACTGTTCAGGATTCGGCCTGACCAGAATTTCCACCTCTTCATTCATGCGGCGTGCAATATATACGTCATCCGCCTCTGCCAAATCATCCATCGGCGGGCGAATATATACATCCAGGCAGCCGTCTTTCGCGTTATATACCGGGAACAGCGGGATGATATCAGCGCGGCATACTTTCATCAGCCGTCCGACAGCAGGCAGTGTTGCCTTATAAGTCGCAAAGAAATCAACGAATTCGCTGTGTTCAGGGCCATGATCCTGATCGGGCAGGTAATAGCCCCAGCACCCGGAACGCACGGAACTGATAAACGGCTTAATACCGTCGTTACGCGCATGGATACGACCACCAAAGCGACGGCGTAACCGATTCCACCAGTAATCCACCAGCGCATTCTTCTGGTTGTGGAACATCGCCGCCATACGCTGACCACGCGAAGTCAGCAGCATCGCCGGAATATCAACGCCCCAACCGTGCGGAACCAGAAAAATCACGTTTTTCTCTTGTTCTTTAATACGATCCAGAATGTCTTCACCGTGCCAACGCACATATTTCTCGATTTTCTTTGGGTTACGAATCCCGACTTCCACCATCATGATCATCGACTGAGGTGCCGTCGCAAACATGTCATCGATGATGGCTTCCCGCTGCGCTTCCGTTAATTCCGGCATACAATACAGCAGGTTTATACGGGCACGGCGGCGTGCGCCTTTTGATATTTTCCCGACAAAACGCCCCAACCCACCCAGCACCGGATTTCTTAATCGCGCAGGAATATAGGCGGCGAGTGCCATTACGCCAACACCTAACCAAACGCCCCAATAGCGCGGATGAAAAAAAGCGCGTTGAAACTGGGGAATAAATTCAGCGTTCGATTTTTTCTCTTTTTCCATGCCTAAACTCTTTAGATCAATCAGTAAACATCATCATAATTGCCGTTCAGCGTTTAGCAAACTCACCAGCCATTACGCAAAAACACGCTTACTCGACAACAAAAATCAGGAACCACTACTCTACAAATGAAAATGCCGGCAGCAAACCACCGGCATAACATACAGTCAAAATTCAAGTTGCGTAAAGGCGGCCAACGCACCAACAACTTAGAATATGACAGATATAATTAATCAAACTTAAGCTGCGGTACCACTTCTTTCACCTGCGCCAGATAATCACGACGCTCTTTGCCCGCAAGTCCTTCAGAACGCGGCAGTTTAGCCGTTAGCGGGTTTACTGCCTGCTGGTTGATCCAGAACTCATAATGCAGGTGCGGGCCGGTTGAACGCCCGGTGTTGCCAGACAATCCTATACGATCGCCACGTTTCACTTTCTGACCGGATGTCACCAATATACGATTCAAGTGCATAAAGTGAGTTGTGTACTGACGACCATGACGGATGACGACATAGTTACCCGCCGCGCCACTGCGTTTCGCAATCACGACTTCACCGTCTCCGACGGCCAGAACCGGTGTACCAACTGGCATAGCAAAATCGACACCTTTATGAGGCGCAACGCGCCCTGTCACCGGGTTCAAACGGCGCGGATTAAAGTTGGATGAAACACGGAATTGTTTCATCGTAGGGAAGCGCATAAAGCCACGCGTTAACCCAGAACCTTCACGATCATAGAACTTTCCGTCTTCAGCGCGAATGGCGTAATAATCTTTGCCTCCGGTATTCAAACGAACGCCGATCAGCTCACTCTGTTCACTTTTACCATCGAGTATTTCGCGTGACATCAAAACAGAAAACGTGTCGTCCTTGCGTAACTTACGGAAATCCAGTTGCCATTGCAGCGCTTTGATGACGTCACGCACTTCTGCGCTGGTCAAACCGGCATTTTGCGCACTGCTGACAAAACTACCCGTGACTCGGCCATTCAGAACGCTGTTGCGCCACTCGCCTTTCAGCGTTTCAATGCGTTCTTTGAAATCGTCACCGACGCGCTCATAAATGCGCGTTTCACGGCGAGACATCTGCCAGGTCAGGCTTTGCAGGTCACCATTTTCACCCAGTGACCATGAAATTTGCTGACCAATTTTCAGGTTACGCAAATCTTTATTCTGATCGGCGAGCTGAGTAACGTCCGCCATATCGATACCATATTGCGTCAAAATGCTGCTTAAGGTATCGCCCGTAGACACCACATATTCATGCGAACTGCCTTCATCGGCAACTTTATCATCCAACTCATCTTGTGGAATATCGTCATCTGGCGAGGGCTGGTCTATGGGTTCACTGGCTTCTGGCGTCAGCGTACGGAGTGGGCTGGTTTCCAGATCGATATCTTTCACGATCATAGGGGCATCATCGACGTGGGGATAAACAAAAGGCCGCCAAACAGCAACGGCCAATGTCACAACGGTAAGCGACCCCAGCATGACGCGATGGGGGCGAGGTAAGCTGTTATACGCCAGAGCGATAGTTCGGACTATCTGCTGCACTTATTCGTATCCTCATGATTTTTCCTCCAGACAGCTCACATACTGGTTCGATAACTGCAACAAGAAATCGGCATAGCTATCTCTACCCAGTGCAATATTGCTTCCCAATGGATCGAGCACACCCGAGCGCACGTCGGTTCCCTTGGCAACAGCATTAATAACGGCTGGCCTGAATTGTGGTTCAGCAAAAACGCATACGGCTTTCTGCTCAACCAACTGTGTTCGTATTTGATGTAAACGCTGTGCTCCAGGTTGGATTTCGGGGTTAACCGTGAAGTAACCCAAGGGGCTTAATCCGTAGTGTTTCTCAAAATAGCCATAGGCATCATGGAACACGAAATAGCCTTTACCCTGCACAGGCGCTAGCATCTTAACAATTTTTTCATCTGCTTGCGCGATTTTATCCGTGAAATAAAGCAGATTCGCGTCTAGTTTGTCCTTATTCTGAGGCATAAGTTCCAATAATTTTGCATGAATGGCAATTGCCGCCTGTTTTGTCATCTCCGGCGACAGCCAAATGTGCATATTGAACTCGCTATGATGGTGGCCATCGTCGCCGTCATCATGGGCGGTATGGCTGTGATCGTGGCCTTTTTCATGGTCATCATGCGCCTGTTCATGCTCACTCTCATGATCGTGCCCAGCCGCTTTTTCCAGTTCGGACTTAATGGCAGGCAACGCGGAAAGTGCAATCTGCTTTGCGGGTGGAATTTTCGCTAACGGCTTTCCAAGGAAGGCTTCCATTTCCGGCCCAACCCAAATCACCAAATCTGCGGACTGTAAACGCTGGACATCAGACGGGCGCAAGGCATAATCGTGGGGCGATGCACCATCCGGTAATAAAACCTCCGATGGCGTTACGCCATCGGCAATCGCCGACGCAATGAATCCTAACGGACGAATTGACGTAATGACCGCCGCGGATGCTGCGCTGATTGACATCCCGCTCGCGAGTAGCGCGCTGGCAAAAAGAACACTTTTTAACCATTTTTTTTGCTGAATAGGTTTTTTTTGTTGAATAGGTTGTTGCATGAAAGTCGATCCCATCGATTTTTATCGTACCGAACGTTACAATATAACATCACATGAGTTATGCAAACCGAATTATATGTCCACATTGGTATCACTTAATAATATTTCCGTTACATTTGGCAGCCGAAAGGTCTTGTCAGATATTTCTCTTACCTTGCAGGCAGGTCGAATTCTGACGCTGCTGGGGCCGAATGGCGCAGGGAAATCAACACTGGTACGCGTCGTTCTGGGGCTACTCTCCCCCACCTCCGGCTCGCTGGTCCGGGATCACGCACTGCGTATCGGCTATGTTCCACAGAAACTGCATCTGGATACCACGCTGCCGTTGACCGTCAGCCGCTTTATGCAACTGCGCCCCGGCGTGAAAAAGCAGGATATTTTACCAGCCCTTAAGCGCGTACAGGCGGCTCACCTGCTAGAACAACCAATGCAGAAACTTTCCGGCGGCGAAACCCAACGCGTGCTGTTAGCGCGCGCACTACTCAATCAGCCCCAGCTTCTGGTGCTGGATGAGCCGACGCAGGGTGTCGACGTCAATGGGCAACTGGCGCTGTACGATCTCATCAACCAACTACGGCAGGAATTCCACTGCGGTGTGCTGATGGTCTCACACGATCTGCATCTGGTGATGGCGAAAACGGATGAAGTTCTGTGCCTTAATCAGCATGTTTGCTGCTCCGGCACGCCTGAGGTTGTTTCCCTTCATCCTGAATTTTTAGCGATGTTTGGCCACCGCGGCGTAGAGCAATTGGCGATTTATCGCCACCATCATAATCATCGTCACGATCTACAGGGACGTATCATTCTGAAAAGACAAGGTGGAAACGACGCATGATCGAATTGCTGTTTCCCGGTTGGCTGGCGGGGATATTACTGGCTATTGCGGCAGGTCCGCTGGGTTCGTTCGTCGTCTGGCGGCGAATGTCTTATTTCGGCGATACGCTGGCACACGCCTCCTTACTTGGCGTCGCTTTCGGCCTGCTGCTAAACATTAACCTGTTTGCTGCCGTCATCGCCGTGACACTCATTCTGGCTCTGGGGCTTGTCTGGCTGGAGCGGCGTCCCTATCTGGCCGTCGATACCTTACTCGGCATCATGGCACACAGTGCCTTGTCGCTGGGATTGGTTGTGGTTAGCCTGATGAATAACGTGCGCGTGGATCTGATGGCTTACCTGTTTGGTGATTTGCTCTCCGTCACGACAGAGGATCTGTGGGTCATCGCTGGCGGTGTGATTGTCGTTGTGGCCATTATGCGCTGGCAATGGTGCCCGCTGCTTTCGATGACGATTAGCCCGGAACTGGCGCACGTCGACGGCGTGAAGCTACAGCGCACCAAGCTGCTGTTGATGCTAACCACTGCGCTAACAATTGGTATTGCCATGAAATTTGTTGGTGCGCTGATCATTACGTCACTGCTGATTATTCCCGCCGCCAGCGCCAGACGCTTCGCGCGGACACCAGAACAAATGGCAAGTATCGCAATGATTGTTGGCATGATTGCCGTGACGGGTGGTTTGGCCTTCTCGGCTGGCTACAATACGCCGGCCGGGCCATCAGTGGTGTTGTGCGCATCGCTGCTGTTTATTATCAGCCTGCTGAAGCGCCAGCCTGCTTGACCAGACACCTAAACCCGTGAAATAAACCTTGCGGAAAAGCAAGGCACGAGAAACAAACGTATCAACACGCCACCCGATGCGTTCAGCGTTTAGCAATGGGGGAGCCTGGCTCTAATCACATAAACTCAGGGAGACCGTATGGTTTCCCTGAATGTGAACAATGTGGAAAAACGTGCTCGAATGACGCTACTCCTCGCGCGTTAAGCCAAAGTGCCGATAGGCATGCTGTGTCGCTATCCGACCGCGCGGCGTACGCTGAATGAACCCTTGCTGAATCAGAAACGGTTCCAACACGTCTTCAATGGTTTCACGTTCTTCGCCAATCGCTGCCGCTAAGTTATCCAGCCCAACGGGGCCGCCCATGAATTTATCGATAATCGCCAACAGCAGCTTACGGTCCATATAGTCAAAGCCTTCGGTGTCCACCGCCAGCATATCCAGCGCCTGTGTCGCCACATCACCGGTAATCGCCCCTTCCGACTTAACTTCGGAAAAATCGCGTACCCGGCGTAATAGCCGGTTGGCAATACGCGGCGTGCCGCGAGCACGACGGGCCACTTCAAGGGAACCTTCCTGCGTCAGATCCAGCCCCAGACACTGTGCGCTGCGGCCAACGATATACTGTAAATCCGCCACATTATAAAACTCCAGACGCTGCACAATGCCGAAACGATCGCGCAACGGCGAGGTTAACGAACCTGCACGCGTCGTTGCACCAATCAGCGTAAAAGGCGGTAAATCGAGTTTGATCGAACGGGCAGCAGGTCCTTCACCGATCATGATATCCAACTGATAATCTTCCATCGCCGGATACAGCACTTCTTCCACAACGGGCGACAGACGATGAATTTCATCGATGAACAGCACATCATGCGGTTCGAGATTAGTCAGCAGTGCTGCGAGGTCGCCGGCTTTTTCCAGCACCGGGCCTGACGTTGTGCGCATATTCACGCCCATTTCATTGGCGACAATATTCGCCAGCGTCGTTTTACCCAGACCGGGAGGACCAAAAATGAGCAGATGATCCAGCGCATCCCCGCGTTTGCGGGCGGCTTGAATGAAAATTTCCATCTGCTCACGCACCTGCGGCTGGCCCACATATTCTTTCAGCAGCTTAGGGCGCATCGCTCGGTCGAGAAATTCTTCTTCGGGAATAGCGTCAGCGGAAATTAAACGATCGGCTTCTATCATGAATACCTCACAGCGCCGCGCGCAGTGCATCCCTGATTAGAGTTTCACAGTCAGCGTCGGGACGCGCAATCTTGGAAATCATGCGGCTGGCTTCCTGTGGTTTATAGCCCAGCGCAACCAGTGCTGCTGCGGCTTCCGCTTCAGGATCGCTAACACGGCTGTCTGCGGCAGCGGGTGACGCCAGCGGAATATCGCTGACCGGATTAAACAGATCGCCGCTCAAGCCTTTGAAGCGATCTTTCATTTCAACAACCAGTCTTTCCGCCGTTTTCTTACCGACGCCAGGGAGTTTAACCAGCGCACCGATTTCTTCGCGTTCAACCGCGCTGACAAACTGCGTCGCAGACATCCCGGAGAGAATCGCCAGCGCCAGCTTTGGCCCAACGCCATTCACTTTGATCAGTTCACGGAACAGCGCCCTCTCCTGCTTATCATTAAAACCGAACAGCAGTTGCGCATCTTCGCGGACAACGAAATGGGTAAAAATAATCGCTTCCTGATTGAGCTCAGGGAGTTCGTAAAAGCACGTCATCGGCATATGGACTTCGTAACCCACGCCGTTAGCTTCTATCAGCACCTGCGGCGGCTGTTTTTCCAGGATAATGCCTCTGAGACGACCTATCACGTTGCGCTTCCTTTTACTTAGGGAATGAATGGCTTGAAGTATGACGAGTATATAACATAAAAAAGGCTGGATGAATATCCAGCCTCCTGTTTCAGCGCAGTCGTCCTGCCAGCGGATTCGCTTTCGCCGCCGATGTGCGCAGCAGACTTTGACTAAAGTGGCAATGGGTGATGGCAATAGCCAGCGCGTCGGCGGCATCCGCCTGTGGACTGGCCGACAATTTCAGCAGCGAGCGAACCATATGCTGCACCTGCTTTTTATCCGCCGCCCCCGTCCCTACCACGGTTTGTTTAACCAAACGCGCGGCGTACTCAAACACGGGCAGATCCTGATTCACCCCCGCGACAATAGCCACACCGCGCGCCTGCCCCAGTTTCAAGGCTGAATCTGGGTTTTTCGCCATGAAAACCTGCTCAATCGCCATACAGTCTGGGCGAAATTGCGTGATGATTTCACTCACGCCTGCGTAAATCAGCTTCAGTCGCGTGGGCATATCATCCACCACAGTACGGATACAGCCGCTGCCGAGATACGTCAGATGACGCCCCTGCTGACGGATAATGCCATAGCCCGTCACGCGCGAACCGGGGTCGATGCCGACTATTATTGTCATAGTGCTACGATCGCTCCGCCGATTCGCCCGTGTAGGTAGTCGCTTCTATTCTGCATTACCGACCTGCCATTACAGCAGTTCAGCCACCTCATCGGAGATATCACCGTTGTGGTAAACCTCCTGCACATCGTCGCAATCTTCCAGCATGTCGATCAGACGCATCAGCTTCGGTGCCGTTTCCTCATCCATATCCGCCTTGGTGGACGGAATCATCGATACTTCAGCCGATTCTGCTTTCAGACCCGCTGCATCCAGCGCGTCTTTCACGTTACCGAACGTTTCCCACGGCGTGAAGACGTCAATCGCACCGTCGTCGTACGTCACAACATCGTCCGCGCCCGCTTCCAGCGCCGCATCCATCACCGCATCTTCATCCAGACCTGGCGCGTAAGAAATAACGCCTTTCTTGGTGAAAAGGTACGAAACGGAACCATCAGTCCCCAGGTTACCACCGGTTTTTGTAAACGCATGGCGTACTTCGGAAACGGTACGGTTACGGTTATCACTCAGGCACTCCACCATGACAGCCGTGCCGCCCGGGCCGTAACCTTCATAAATGATGGTTTCCATGTTGGCATCTTCGTCACCGCCGACGCCACGGGCAATCGCGCGGTTCAGGGTATCGCGCGTCATGTTGTTGGACAGTGCTTTATCGATCGCGGCGCGCAGACGTGGGTTAGAACCCGGATCGCCACCGCCCAGACGGGCTGCGGTAACCAGTTCGCGGATAATCTTGGTAAAGATTTTACCGCGTTTGGCGTCCTGTGCTGCTTTACGATGCTTTGTGTTCGCCCACTTACTATGACCTGCCATAAAAATCTCCGAAAAAAGCCTGTTCAGGCCGGATAAATAACAAATTCCTCAATCGCCTGCCGGTTGCTCCAGGACTTGGTCAACTGTGCCGCGTGGGGCACATCCAACCACTGGTAGGCAAGATGCTCGGATAATTGCACCTCGCGCTCAGCAGGTAACGCCAGACAAAACCAGTGTTCGGTATTGTGTGTTACTCCCGGCGCATAGCGACGTCTCAAATGAGCAAATAGCTCAAACTCAATACAGCGCTGACAGTCAAAGAGTGATAACGCTTCTGCGGATATATCAATGTTAACTTCTTCTTTGACTTCACGCTGTGCGGCATACGGTGCACTTTCCCCTTCTTCTATACTGCCGGTTACCGACTGCCAGAATTCAGGATCGTCACGCCGCTGCAACATCAGCACCCGCCCGGTGTCACGGGCATAGATCACCACCAGAACCGAAACGGGTCGCTTATATACCATCTTATTCGTTCTCGGATTTTCCATCCTGAGCCGCTTTCCCTTTTACGACAACCGCAATGGCAAGCTCTTCCAGCGAAGCCGGGTTGGCGAAGCTTGGCGCTTCCGTCATCAGACAGGCGGCTGCCGTTGTTTTCGGGAAGGCGATAACGTCACGAATGTTATCGGTGCCCGTCAGCAGCATCACCAGGCGGTCAAGACCAAACGCCAGACCGGCATGCGGCGGCGTACCATATTTCAGCGCGTCCAGCAGGAAGCCGAATTTCTCACGCTGCTCTTGTTCGGTAATCCCCAGAATGCTGAACACGGTTTGCTGCATATCACCGTTGTGAATACGCACAGAACCGCCACCCACTTCATAACCGTTAATCACCATGTCATAGGCGTTGGCAATCGCCGAAACCGGGTTGGCAGCCAGTTCAGA
Protein-coding sequences here:
- the znuA gene encoding zinc ABC transporter substrate-binding protein ZnuA, which produces MQQPIQQKKPIQQKKWLKSVLFASALLASGMSISAASAAVITSIRPLGFIASAIADGVTPSEVLLPDGASPHDYALRPSDVQRLQSADLVIWVGPEMEAFLGKPLAKIPPAKQIALSALPAIKSELEKAAGHDHESEHEQAHDDHEKGHDHSHTAHDDGDDGHHHSEFNMHIWLSPEMTKQAAIAIHAKLLELMPQNKDKLDANLLYFTDKIAQADEKIVKMLAPVQGKGYFVFHDAYGYFEKHYGLSPLGYFTVNPEIQPGAQRLHQIRTQLVEQKAVCVFAEPQFRPAVINAVAKGTDVRSGVLDPLGSNIALGRDSYADFLLQLSNQYVSCLEEKS
- the nudB gene encoding dihydroneopterin triphosphate diphosphatase → MVYKRPVSVLVVIYARDTGRVLMLQRRDDPEFWQSVTGSIEEGESAPYAAQREVKEEVNIDISAEALSLFDCQRCIEFELFAHLRRRYAPGVTHNTEHWFCLALPAEREVQLSEHLAYQWLDVPHAAQLTKSWSNRQAIEEFVIYPA
- a CDS encoding YebC/PmpR family DNA-binding transcriptional regulator; protein product: MAGHSKWANTKHRKAAQDAKRGKIFTKIIRELVTAARLGGGDPGSNPRLRAAIDKALSNNMTRDTLNRAIARGVGGDEDANMETIIYEGYGPGGTAVMVECLSDNRNRTVSEVRHAFTKTGGNLGTDGSVSYLFTKKGVISYAPGLDEDAVMDAALEAGADDVVTYDDGAIDVFTPWETFGNVKDALDAAGLKAESAEVSMIPSTKADMDEETAPKLMRLIDMLEDCDDVQEVYHNGDISDEVAELL
- the ruvC gene encoding crossover junction endodeoxyribonuclease RuvC; protein product: MTIIVGIDPGSRVTGYGIIRQQGRHLTYLGSGCIRTVVDDMPTRLKLIYAGVSEIITQFRPDCMAIEQVFMAKNPDSALKLGQARGVAIVAGVNQDLPVFEYAARLVKQTVVGTGAADKKQVQHMVRSLLKLSASPQADAADALAIAITHCHFSQSLLRTSAAKANPLAGRLR
- the ruvB gene encoding Holliday junction branch migration DNA helicase RuvB is translated as MIEADRLISADAIPEEEFLDRAMRPKLLKEYVGQPQVREQMEIFIQAARKRGDALDHLLIFGPPGLGKTTLANIVANEMGVNMRTTSGPVLEKAGDLAALLTNLEPHDVLFIDEIHRLSPVVEEVLYPAMEDYQLDIMIGEGPAARSIKLDLPPFTLIGATTRAGSLTSPLRDRFGIVQRLEFYNVADLQYIVGRSAQCLGLDLTQEGSLEVARRARGTPRIANRLLRRVRDFSEVKSEGAITGDVATQALDMLAVDTEGFDYMDRKLLLAIIDKFMGGPVGLDNLAAAIGEERETIEDVLEPFLIQQGFIQRTPRGRIATQHAYRHFGLTREE
- the mepM gene encoding murein DD-endopeptidase MepM; this encodes MQQIVRTIALAYNSLPRPHRVMLGSLTVVTLAVAVWRPFVYPHVDDAPMIVKDIDLETSPLRTLTPEASEPIDQPSPDDDIPQDELDDKVADEGSSHEYVVSTGDTLSSILTQYGIDMADVTQLADQNKDLRNLKIGQQISWSLGENGDLQSLTWQMSRRETRIYERVGDDFKERIETLKGEWRNSVLNGRVTGSFVSSAQNAGLTSAEVRDVIKALQWQLDFRKLRKDDTFSVLMSREILDGKSEQSELIGVRLNTGGKDYYAIRAEDGKFYDREGSGLTRGFMRFPTMKQFRVSSNFNPRRLNPVTGRVAPHKGVDFAMPVGTPVLAVGDGEVVIAKRSGAAGNYVVIRHGRQYTTHFMHLNRILVTSGQKVKRGDRIGLSGNTGRSTGPHLHYEFWINQQAVNPLTAKLPRSEGLAGKERRDYLAQVKEVVPQLKFD
- the znuC gene encoding zinc ABC transporter ATP-binding protein ZnuC; amino-acid sequence: MSTLVSLNNISVTFGSRKVLSDISLTLQAGRILTLLGPNGAGKSTLVRVVLGLLSPTSGSLVRDHALRIGYVPQKLHLDTTLPLTVSRFMQLRPGVKKQDILPALKRVQAAHLLEQPMQKLSGGETQRVLLARALLNQPQLLVLDEPTQGVDVNGQLALYDLINQLRQEFHCGVLMVSHDLHLVMAKTDEVLCLNQHVCCSGTPEVVSLHPEFLAMFGHRGVEQLAIYRHHHNHRHDLQGRIILKRQGGNDA
- the lpxM gene encoding lauroyl-Kdo(2)-lipid IV(A) myristoyltransferase (LpxM is lauroyl-Kdo(2)-lipid IV(A) myristoyltransferase, an enzyme characterized in Escherichia coli and involved in biosynthesis of the form of lipid A found in that species and some closely related species.), with amino-acid sequence MEKEKKSNAEFIPQFQRAFFHPRYWGVWLGVGVMALAAYIPARLRNPVLGGLGRFVGKISKGARRRARINLLYCMPELTEAQREAIIDDMFATAPQSMIMMVEVGIRNPKKIEKYVRWHGEDILDRIKEQEKNVIFLVPHGWGVDIPAMLLTSRGQRMAAMFHNQKNALVDYWWNRLRRRFGGRIHARNDGIKPFISSVRSGCWGYYLPDQDHGPEHSEFVDFFATYKATLPAVGRLMKVCRADIIPLFPVYNAKDGCLDVYIRPPMDDLAEADDVYIARRMNEEVEILVRPNPEQYTWILKLLKTRKPGEIEPYCRDDLYRN
- the znuB gene encoding zinc ABC transporter permease subunit ZnuB — protein: MIELLFPGWLAGILLAIAAGPLGSFVVWRRMSYFGDTLAHASLLGVAFGLLLNINLFAAVIAVTLILALGLVWLERRPYLAVDTLLGIMAHSALSLGLVVVSLMNNVRVDLMAYLFGDLLSVTTEDLWVIAGGVIVVVAIMRWQWCPLLSMTISPELAHVDGVKLQRTKLLLMLTTALTIGIAMKFVGALIITSLLIIPAASARRFARTPEQMASIAMIVGMIAVTGGLAFSAGYNTPAGPSVVLCASLLFIISLLKRQPA
- the ruvA gene encoding Holliday junction branch migration protein RuvA, with translation MIGRLRGIILEKQPPQVLIEANGVGYEVHMPMTCFYELPELNQEAIIFTHFVVREDAQLLFGFNDKQERALFRELIKVNGVGPKLALAILSGMSATQFVSAVEREEIGALVKLPGVGKKTAERLVVEMKDRFKGLSGDLFNPVSDIPLASPAAADSRVSDPEAEAAAALVALGYKPQEASRMISKIARPDADCETLIRDALRAAL